The DNA region TGCCGTTCTCCGATCTGCAGGAAGCCGAGGCCGCCCTGGGCGCCTGGGGAGCCAGCCATGCTTGAACCGATGCGTCTTTCCGCCCTGCAGGCTCCGTTGCAGGCCCGCTTGATCGGGGCAGATGCCGCGTTTTCGGCAGTGTCCACCGACAGCCGGCGCGTCGAGCCCGGGCAGCTGTTCATCGCGCTGGTCGGACCGAATTTCGATGGCCATGACTACCTGGCCGACGTCGCCGCCAAAGGGGCCGTCGCCGCGCTCGTGCAGCGCGAGGTCCCGGGCGCGCCGCTGCCGCAGCTGCTGGTGGCCGATACCCGCCTCGCCCTTGGTCGGCTCGGCGCGCTCAACCGTGATGCCTTCACCGGTAAGGTGGCCGCGGTTACCGGGTCCAGCGGCAAGACCACGGTCAAGGAAATGCTCGCCAGCATCCTGCGGACCCAGGGCCCCGTCCTGGCCACCCGCGGCAACCTCAACAACGACCTGGGCGCGCCGCTCACCCTGCTCGAACTGGCGCCGGAGCACCGCAGCGCCGTGATCGAACTGGGCGCTTCCCGGGTGGGCGAGATCGCCTACACCGTCGGCCTGACCCGGCCCCAGGTTGCGATCATCAACAACGCCGGCACTGCCCACGTGGGCGAGTTCGGCGGCCCGGAGAAGATCGTCCTGGCCAAGGGCGAGATCCTCGAGGGCCTGGCCGACAACGGTATCGCCGTGCTCAACCGCGACGACAAGGCATTCGATACCTGGCGCCAGCGCAATGGCGCCCGCCGGGTGCTGAGCTTCGGCCTCGATGCCGCCGATGCCGACCTGCGCGCCGAGTCCATCGTGCGTGATGCCCGTGGCTGCATGGCCTTCATCCTCAAGGGCGTGGCGGGCGAAGCCAACATCCAGCTCAACCTGCTGGGCCTGCATAACGTCGCCAATGCATTGGCCGCCGCCGCTGCCGCGCACGCGCTGGGCGTACCGCTGGTCGGTATTCGCGACGGCCTGCAGAACCTGCAACCGGTCAAGGGCCGCACCGTAGCGCAGTTGGCGCCCAGTGGCATGCGGGTGATCGACGACAGCTACAACGCCAACCCGGCTTCGATGATCGCGGCCGTTGATATACTCGCCGGCTTTTCCGGCCGCACCGTCCTGGTGCTCGGGGATATGGGCGAGCTGGGCGAGTGGGCCGAGCAAGGCCACCGCGACGTGGGGCTCCACGCCCGCGGCAAGGTCAGCGCGCTCTATGCAGTCGGTCCTCAGATGGCCCATGCAGTCGCAGCTTTCGGCGACGATGGCCGCCATTTCGCCGATCAGTCCAGCCTGATTAAGGCCCTGGTCGATGAGCAGGACGCCAACACAACCATTCTGATCAAAGGTTCCCGCAGCGCGGCGATGGACAAGGTCGTCGCGGCCATCTGCGGAACGGGGGAGGCTCACTAATCATGCTGCTGCTGCTCGCTGAGTACCTGCAACAGTTCCATAAGGGGTTCGGGGTGTTCCAGTACCTGACCCTGCGCGGGATTCTCGGCGTCCTTACGGCGCTGTCGCTGTCGCTCTGGCTCGGGCCCTGGATGATCCGCACGCTGCAGGTGCGCCAGATCGGCCAGTCCGTGCGCAACGACGGGCCGCAATCGCACCTCTCCAAGTCCGGTACGCCGACCATGGGGGGCGCGCTGATTCTTACCGCCATCGGCATCAGCACCCTGCTCTGGGCTGACCTGTCCAACCGCTACGTCTGGGTGGTGCTGGGCGTGACCCTGCTGTTCGGCGCCATCGGCTGGGTCGACGACTATCGCAAGGTGATCGAGAAGAACTCCCGTGGCCTGCCGAGCCGCTGGAAGTATTTCTGGCAGTCGGTGTTCGGCATCGGCGCTGCGGTCTTCCTTTATATGACCGCGACCAGCCCGGTGGAGACCACCCTGATCCTGCCGATGGTCAAGGATGTCGGCATCCCGCTGGGTGTCGGCTTCATCGTGCTGACCTATTTCGTGATCGTCGGCTCCAGTAACGCGGTCAACCTGACCGACGGGCTGGATGGCCTGGCCATCATGCCGACCGTGATGGTCGGCGGCGCGCTGGGGATCTTCTGCTACCTCTCGGGCAACATCAAATTCGCCGAATACCTGTTCATCCCCTATGTGCCGGGCGCCGGTGAGCTGATCGTGTTCTGCGCCGCCCTGGTGGGCGCCGGTCTCGGCTTCCTCTGGTTCAACACCTACCCGGCCCAGGTCTTCATGGGTGACGTCGGCGCGCTGGCGCTCGGCGCTGCCCTGGGCACCATCGCCGTGATCGTGCGCCAGGAAGTGGTGCTGTTCATCATGGGGGGCGTGTTCGTCATGGAGACACTGTCGGTGATGATCCAGGTCGCCTCGTTCAAATTGACCGGCCGTCGTGTATTCCGCATGGCCCCTATCCACCACCACTTCGAACTGAAAGGCTGGCCCGAGCCCCGCGTGATCGTACGTTTCTGGATCATCACCGTGATCCTCGTGCTGATCGGCCTCGCCACCCTGAAGCTGCGTTGAGGAGACCATGAGCCTGATCGCTTCCGACCAGTTCCGCATCGTTGTCGGCCTCGGCAAGAGCGGCATGTCCCTGGTGCGCTTCCTGGCGCGCCAGGGCGTGCGCTTCGCCGTGGCCGACACGCGCGAGAACCCGCCCGAACTGGCCACCCTGCGTGCCCAGTACCCGGAGGTGGAAGTGCGCTGTGGTGAACTCGACGTCGATTTCCTCTGTCGC from Pseudomonas tohonis includes:
- a CDS encoding UDP-N-acetylmuramoyl-tripeptide--D-alanyl-D-alanine ligase, with the protein product MLEPMRLSALQAPLQARLIGADAAFSAVSTDSRRVEPGQLFIALVGPNFDGHDYLADVAAKGAVAALVQREVPGAPLPQLLVADTRLALGRLGALNRDAFTGKVAAVTGSSGKTTVKEMLASILRTQGPVLATRGNLNNDLGAPLTLLELAPEHRSAVIELGASRVGEIAYTVGLTRPQVAIINNAGTAHVGEFGGPEKIVLAKGEILEGLADNGIAVLNRDDKAFDTWRQRNGARRVLSFGLDAADADLRAESIVRDARGCMAFILKGVAGEANIQLNLLGLHNVANALAAAAAAHALGVPLVGIRDGLQNLQPVKGRTVAQLAPSGMRVIDDSYNANPASMIAAVDILAGFSGRTVLVLGDMGELGEWAEQGHRDVGLHARGKVSALYAVGPQMAHAVAAFGDDGRHFADQSSLIKALVDEQDANTTILIKGSRSAAMDKVVAAICGTGEAH
- the mraY gene encoding phospho-N-acetylmuramoyl-pentapeptide-transferase — encoded protein: MLLLLAEYLQQFHKGFGVFQYLTLRGILGVLTALSLSLWLGPWMIRTLQVRQIGQSVRNDGPQSHLSKSGTPTMGGALILTAIGISTLLWADLSNRYVWVVLGVTLLFGAIGWVDDYRKVIEKNSRGLPSRWKYFWQSVFGIGAAVFLYMTATSPVETTLILPMVKDVGIPLGVGFIVLTYFVIVGSSNAVNLTDGLDGLAIMPTVMVGGALGIFCYLSGNIKFAEYLFIPYVPGAGELIVFCAALVGAGLGFLWFNTYPAQVFMGDVGALALGAALGTIAVIVRQEVVLFIMGGVFVMETLSVMIQVASFKLTGRRVFRMAPIHHHFELKGWPEPRVIVRFWIITVILVLIGLATLKLR